CCGCTCTCGTCGGTCAGTTCGATCACGGCATAGAACGTGTTTTCGCGAAGATCGGAGATGATCACGCGCGACACTTTCATTCCCATCTCGGTGACCAGATTTCGGATAAGGTCGTGCGTCATCGGCCGCTGCGGCACGATCTTTTCGATCTCGAGCGCGATCGCGTTGGCTTCGAACGCACCGACCCAGATCGGCAGCACGGCGTCCGTATCGACGCCCTTAAGCACCACGATCGGCGAATTGCTGTTCGGATCCATTATCAGAGCGCCGATTTTAACTTCGATTAACATTTCAGAATCTTCTAGGATTTGGTTTCAGACATCTTACCAAACAACGTGTTGGTTTTGCATTCCGTGATCTCAACATCGACGATTTTTCCGATCGATTCGGGTTCCCCCGGGAAATTGACCAAACGGTGGCAGGTCGAATGTCCGCGGAGCGCATCCTCGGACCTGCTCGAAATACCTTCAACCAATACTTTAAGTGTCGTTCCGAGCGTTGCTTGGAAACTACTGAGCTGATTGAGCTTTTGGACTTGCTCGAGTTCGAGGAAGCGGCGCGTTTTGACCTCCGCCGGGACATCGTCTTCCATTTCGTACGCCGGCGTTCCGGGCCGCGGCGAGTACTTGAAAATGTACGCCGAATCGAACCTGCAGTACTCGGCCAAACGCACGGTCGCCTGAAAATCTTCTTCGGATTCGCCCGGAAATCCGACGATGATGTCGGTCGAGAGGGCGATCCCGCGCGGGGAACTGCGGATTCGGTCGATGCGCTTGAGATAACTGTCGATGGTGTGGCCGCGGCGCATCATTTTGAGCACGCGGTCACTTCCCGACTGCACCGGCAGATGCACCCAGTTGCAGAGGTTGTCGTTCTCCTCGATGGCGTCGACGATGTCCGGGTGGAAATCCCTCGGAAACGACGTCGTGAATTTGATCCGCGGCATTCCGGTCGCGGCGACCGCGCGCAAAAGCCTCGCGAACGGGGTCGCCCCCTTGAACCGTTCGAGTCCGGAATCCGTCAAAGGGCGATAGCTGTTGACATTCTGGCCGATGAGGTGGATCTCCTGGACGCCTTCGCGCCGCAGTTTAAGCACCTCGCGAACGATCTCAGACGCGGCAAGGCTCTTCTCCCGACCGCGCGAGAACGGCACAATGCAGTAGGTGCAGAACTTGTTGCAGCCCTCGATGATCGGGACGAACGCGACGTGCGGCGACGATCGCCGGGACTCGGAGACCGACCAGTCGTAGTCGAGTTCCCTTTCGTCGAGATCGACATATCCGGGTTCTCCGTCGAGGGCGGCGCCGATCGCCTTTGAAATGCGTCCGACGGCCTTTGTACCGAGCACGAAATCGATTCCCGAATTTCGTTTGAAGAGCGTATCGCCTTCAAGCTGCGCAACGCAGCCCATGACGCCGATGAGTGGTCTGCCTTCGGGACGCGAGGTCGCGATCTGACCGACGCGGGTGTACAATTTATGCTCGGCCTTTTCGCGCACCGAGCACGTGTTGAGCAGCACGATATCGGCCGACGATTCGTCGGCCGTGACCTCGTAGCCGTCGGCTTCGAGGGTCGACAGAGCCCTTTCGGAATCGGAAACATTCATTTGACATCCGAATGTTTCGAGATAAACTTTTTTCATAAGTTAGAAGCCTTCAGCACACTGGAAATCAATGCCGAAAACCGCGAACGAGAAGACACAATCAGACCAATTCGTGCATCTTCATTTGCATACGGATTATAGCCTTTTGCAAAGTGCAATCCAAATCAAGCCTCTCGCCGCGCGTCTCTCCGAATTCGGTATGAAGGCCTGCGCCATAACCGATTCGGGCAACCTCTACGGCGCGATCACGTTCTATAACAAACTGCGCGAAAAGGATGTCAGGCCGATCCTCGGTTACGAGGCGCTCTTGACGTTCGAGAGCCGTTTCGACCGGACGAGCGCGCTCAAACCGGGAGAAAGGCCGTTCTATCCGGTCGTGCTTCTCGCGCGAAACATCGAGGGTTACCAGAATTTGGTGTGGCTTGCATCGAAAGCGTTCACCGAAGGTTTCCATCACCGGCCGCGGATCGACCTCGAGATATTGAAAGAGCGCGCCGGCGGCCTGATCGCGCTTTCGGGCGGCGAGCACGGCCCCGTGAATCACTACCTCGCCACCGGAAACCGCGCCAGGGCAGAGGAAACGGCGCGCATTTTCAGGGATATCTTTGGCCCGGATGGTTTCTATATCGAGGTCCAGAATCATGGGATCGCCTCCGAGACCGACCGTAACCGGGAATTGGCGGCGCTTGCCTCTGAACTCGGGATCGAACTCGTCGCGACCAACGATGCTTTCTATCTGAACGAGGAAGACGCGCGCGCGCAAGAGGTCCTGATGTGCATCGGCGAGGGCAAGACGATGGTCGAGTCGACGCGGACCGTTCTCGGGAGTTCGAAGTACTACGTCCGCTCGGCCCCCGAGATGTGGGAAGCGCTCGGCGGGGATTATCCGCAAGCGCTGCTGAACACATTGAAGATAGCCGAAGCCTGCGAACTCGATCTACCGCTCGGCGACAACCTTACGCTTCCGAATTATCCGATTCCGGAGGATTCCGGGTGTTCGACGATCGAGGAGTATTTCTCAAAGGTCGTCCTTGAAGGCTTCGAGCATCGCCGGCGAACGGTCTGGGAACCGATGGACGGACGCGGAACCCTCAGGCACTCGCTAGAAGACTATCAAAATCGCATCGAGACCGAGATCTCGATGATCAAGAGCATGGGGTTTCCGGGGTATTTCCTGATCGTCTGGGAGTTCATCGAATACGCGAAGCGCAAGGATATCCCGGTCGGTCCCGGCCGAGGTTCCGCGGCCGGGTCTCTGGTCGCCTACAGCCTCGGGATCACCGATGTCGACCCACTCCAGTACGACCTGCTTTTTGAACGCTTCTTGAATCCCGAACGCGTATCGATGCCGGACATCGACATCGACTTCTGTGTACGGGGGCGCGGCGACGTTATCAATCACGTGACCGAGTTCTACGGCCGGGAATCCGTCTGTCAGATCATCACTTTCGGGACGATGGCGTCGAAGGCGGCGATCAAGGACGTCGGCCGGGCTCTGAACATGCCTTACGGCGATGTCGAGCGCGTTGCGAAACTGATCCCGCCTCCGGTCCGCGGCCGAAACGTAAGCATTTCGCAGGCGATCGAGCAGGTCCCCGATCTCAAGTCCCTGATCGACACCAACGAACAGGTCCGCGACCTCGTCGGTCTTGCGCGCATCCTCGAAGGATGTTCGCGGCACGCGTCTGTGCACGCCGCGGGCGTCGTCATCTCGCCCAAACCTCTGCACGAGATCGTGCCGGTCGCGGAATCGGCGAAAGCGGAGTTGACGAGTCAATATACGATGGGCGACCTCGAGGCCGTCGGGATGCTTAAGATGGATTTTCTGGCGCTTACGACGCTTACAGTCATAAACGACTGCTTAAAGAATCTTAAAGCGAAACGCGGCGTGAAGATCGACTGGAGCGCCGTTCCGCTCGACGACCCGGCGACGATGGCGCTTTTCGCCGAGGGGCGTACGGAAGCGATATTCCAGTTCGAATCGTCGGGGATGCAGGAGATCTGCAAGCGCTTAAAACCGAAAGAACTCGAGGACCTCGCGGCGCTTAACGCGCTCTATCGACCGGGGCCGCTCGACGGCGGAATGGTCGACGATTTCATCGCCCGGCACCGCGGCGAAAAGAAGGTGCAATACATCGTTCCGGCGATGGAAGAGATCCTCAAGAACACGTTCGGCATCCTTGTTTATCAGGAGCAGATCATGCAGCTCGCTCAGAAGCTCGCCGGATATTCGCTCGGCGAGGCAGATATGATGCGGCGCGCGATGGGCAAGAAAAAACGCGAGGAGATGGCCCAGCACGAGCAGAAGTTCATCTCCGGCGCGGTGCTTAACGGGGTCAAGAAGGAGAAGGCCGAAGAGATCTTCAAACTGATGGCCCAGTTCGCCGATTACGGCTTCAACCGGAGCCATTCGGTCGCATACGCTTACCTCGCTTTCCAGACTGCTTATCTTAAAGCGCATTACCCCGCTTATTTTTATGCAAGCGTGCTTTCCCATGAAGCACAGGACAGCGCCAAGGTTTACAAGTACTCGAAAGAACTCCGGTCCGCGGGGCTCAAGTTGCTCCCCCCGGACATCAACGAAAGCGACGAGGGCTTTACGCCGCTAGACGGGGCCGTAAGATTCGGGCTGACGGCGATCAAGGGGATCGGTTCGGCGAGCGTGCATTCGATCATCGATGCCAGAAGTTCCGGGCCGTTCGTTTCGATCATCGACTTCATTGAAAGGCTCGAGGCCGGAACGCTCAACCGCAAGGGAATGGAGAGCCTCGTCAACGCCGGCGCTTTCGATTCCCTGCGGCCCGCGGAACTGACGACGACCGCCTGGCGCTCGCGATTGTCGGGCGGCATCGATAAGGCCCTGGCGCACGGCCAGATGCTTGCAAACGACCGGCTTAAGGGCCAGAATGCTCTATTCGGCAATGATCCCGCGGTATTCGCGACCGATTGGCGCGAAATTCTGCCTGAAACGCCGGAATGGACAACCTCCGAGTTGTCGAAGCTCGAAAAGGCGGCGGTGGGATTCTATCTTTCGAACCACCCGCTCGACGAGTTTCAGAGGAGCCTCGAAGCCCTGGACATCCGGAACGTCGCGGACCGCGACGACATCGCGCCGGGCCAGAAACTGACGATCGCCGGAATTGTTTCGGCGGCACAGGTCAAACAGAGCAAGAAAGGCAACAGGTTTTCGGTCTTCCAGCTCGATGATCAGTCGGGCAGCGTCAAATGTCTCTGCTGGGCCGAAAGCTTCGCGCGCTGCTCCGGCGTTCTGAGGGATGACGAGATACTGGTCATCGACGGCCGGGTCGAATCGAACGACGGCAACGAAATGACCTTGATCGTCGAGAATGCGAAGCGTCTTGCCGACGCCGTCCCGCAAATGGCGCGGAATCTGTCGCTGACTCTGCCTTCGGACCGCCTCGGAAACGGGTTCCTGGACGGGATCTTGACGAAATTAAGCCGTGAACAGGGCCGTTGCGAAGTATTTCTCGATGTTCCGCTCGAGGACGGCAACGTGGTCAGGGTTTATGCCCAACCGCTTCGTATACAGGGTTCGGGTCAGCTCGAAAGTGAATTGGTGAAAGAGGGGTGCAAAGTCGAATGGATACTTTAGGCGAACGAGAAGAAGGCGCATACGCGCGCGTGCAGGAGGCACGGAATCCGAAACGGCCGTACACGCTGGATCTGATCGAGACGATGTTTACCGATTTCGTCGAACTCCACGGCGACCGGCGGTTTGCTGACGATCCGGCGATGGTCTGCGGATTCGCCAGGCTCGGCGACTTTGACGTCGCCGTCGTCGGGCAGCAGAAGGGCCGCGATATGAACCAGCGGCGCTTCCGGAATTTTGGAATGCCGAAGCCCGAGGGCTATCGGAAAGCGCTGCGGATGATGAAGCTTGCGGAGAAATTCGGACGCCCCGTGATCACGTTTGTCGACACGCCGGGTGCGTATCCCGGGATCGACGCCGAGGAACGCGGGCAGGCCGAAGCCATCGCCTTCAATCTCCGGGAAATGGCGGCGCTGCGGGTGCCTTTGATCGTCGTCGTCCTAGGGGAGGGCGGCTCCGGCGGGGCTCTCGCGATCGGCGTCGGGGATCGGATTTTGATGCTCGAAAACGCGGTCTACTCGGTGATCACTCCCGAGGGATGCGCCGCGATCCTCTGGAAGGATGCGGCCAAGGCGTCCGAGGCCGCGGCGGGCTTGCGCCTGACGGCCGACAACCTGCGGCGGCTTGAGATCATCGACGGTGTCGTCCAGGAGGATTTCGGGGACGGAAGCTGGGAGATGTCGGAAGAGGGAGCCGCAAGCGACGACCGGATCTTCGGCAACCTGAAATCGGTGCTGATCAAGAATCTTCGCGAACTGACCCGATTGAGTGCCAAGGAACTCGTCAAGCAGCGCTACGATAAGTTCCGCAAAATGGGGCGTTGGGTGGAATAAGGATCCGGAAGGCCGGATCCCCTGTCGACCGAAAGCGGTTAAAAAGGTATGTCGTCGTTGCCTGTCCCGCCCGCGGGCGCAGGCGTCGGCGTCGGATTCGAGGGAACCGGTGCGCCTCCGGAATAGGCCGCTTCATTTGATGTCTCGGAATCTCCGGCACG
The DNA window shown above is from Acidobacteriota bacterium and carries:
- a CDS encoding bifunctional nuclease family protein, translated to MLIEVKIGALIMDPNSNSPIVVLKGVDTDAVLPIWVGAFEANAIALEIEKIVPQRPMTHDLIRNLVTEMGMKVSRVIISDLRENTFYAVIELTDESGKLVTLDARPSDAIALALRADSAIFADQKVLDISSASSQAEPDFESEAPPPPEDWPDLIG
- a CDS encoding acetyl-CoA carboxylase carboxyltransferase subunit alpha, giving the protein MDTLGEREEGAYARVQEARNPKRPYTLDLIETMFTDFVELHGDRRFADDPAMVCGFARLGDFDVAVVGQQKGRDMNQRRFRNFGMPKPEGYRKALRMMKLAEKFGRPVITFVDTPGAYPGIDAEERGQAEAIAFNLREMAALRVPLIVVVLGEGGSGGALAIGVGDRILMLENAVYSVITPEGCAAILWKDAAKASEAAAGLRLTADNLRRLEIIDGVVQEDFGDGSWEMSEEGAASDDRIFGNLKSVLIKNLRELTRLSAKELVKQRYDKFRKMGRWVE
- the dnaE gene encoding DNA polymerase III subunit alpha, encoding MPKTANEKTQSDQFVHLHLHTDYSLLQSAIQIKPLAARLSEFGMKACAITDSGNLYGAITFYNKLREKDVRPILGYEALLTFESRFDRTSALKPGERPFYPVVLLARNIEGYQNLVWLASKAFTEGFHHRPRIDLEILKERAGGLIALSGGEHGPVNHYLATGNRARAEETARIFRDIFGPDGFYIEVQNHGIASETDRNRELAALASELGIELVATNDAFYLNEEDARAQEVLMCIGEGKTMVESTRTVLGSSKYYVRSAPEMWEALGGDYPQALLNTLKIAEACELDLPLGDNLTLPNYPIPEDSGCSTIEEYFSKVVLEGFEHRRRTVWEPMDGRGTLRHSLEDYQNRIETEISMIKSMGFPGYFLIVWEFIEYAKRKDIPVGPGRGSAAGSLVAYSLGITDVDPLQYDLLFERFLNPERVSMPDIDIDFCVRGRGDVINHVTEFYGRESVCQIITFGTMASKAAIKDVGRALNMPYGDVERVAKLIPPPVRGRNVSISQAIEQVPDLKSLIDTNEQVRDLVGLARILEGCSRHASVHAAGVVISPKPLHEIVPVAESAKAELTSQYTMGDLEAVGMLKMDFLALTTLTVINDCLKNLKAKRGVKIDWSAVPLDDPATMALFAEGRTEAIFQFESSGMQEICKRLKPKELEDLAALNALYRPGPLDGGMVDDFIARHRGEKKVQYIVPAMEEILKNTFGILVYQEQIMQLAQKLAGYSLGEADMMRRAMGKKKREEMAQHEQKFISGAVLNGVKKEKAEEIFKLMAQFADYGFNRSHSVAYAYLAFQTAYLKAHYPAYFYASVLSHEAQDSAKVYKYSKELRSAGLKLLPPDINESDEGFTPLDGAVRFGLTAIKGIGSASVHSIIDARSSGPFVSIIDFIERLEAGTLNRKGMESLVNAGAFDSLRPAELTTTAWRSRLSGGIDKALAHGQMLANDRLKGQNALFGNDPAVFATDWREILPETPEWTTSELSKLEKAAVGFYLSNHPLDEFQRSLEALDIRNVADRDDIAPGQKLTIAGIVSAAQVKQSKKGNRFSVFQLDDQSGSVKCLCWAESFARCSGVLRDDEILVIDGRVESNDGNEMTLIVENAKRLADAVPQMARNLSLTLPSDRLGNGFLDGILTKLSREQGRCEVFLDVPLEDGNVVRVYAQPLRIQGSGQLESELVKEGCKVEWIL
- the miaB gene encoding tRNA (N6-isopentenyl adenosine(37)-C2)-methylthiotransferase MiaB, producing MKKVYLETFGCQMNVSDSERALSTLEADGYEVTADESSADIVLLNTCSVREKAEHKLYTRVGQIATSRPEGRPLIGVMGCVAQLEGDTLFKRNSGIDFVLGTKAVGRISKAIGAALDGEPGYVDLDERELDYDWSVSESRRSSPHVAFVPIIEGCNKFCTYCIVPFSRGREKSLAASEIVREVLKLRREGVQEIHLIGQNVNSYRPLTDSGLERFKGATPFARLLRAVAATGMPRIKFTTSFPRDFHPDIVDAIEENDNLCNWVHLPVQSGSDRVLKMMRRGHTIDSYLKRIDRIRSSPRGIALSTDIIVGFPGESEEDFQATVRLAEYCRFDSAYIFKYSPRPGTPAYEMEDDVPAEVKTRRFLELEQVQKLNQLSSFQATLGTTLKVLVEGISSRSEDALRGHSTCHRLVNFPGEPESIGKIVDVEITECKTNTLFGKMSETKS